Genomic window (Rhodothermales bacterium):
TCGACACCGGTCGAGCGAGGCATTCTGGCAACGGATAACTCCATTGTATTCTCGGACGCGACGTCTACTGTCTACGCGCTATCTGCGCTGGGTGAAGTTACCTGGACCAGGAAACTGGACGATCGAGCCTCACTGAAAGGGACGCCAGTCCTTGTCGGTCGTGATATTGTGGCCGTCGCGGATGATAAAGGCATGGTATTCGGGATTGATCTGGCGTCGGGGACCATTGTCTGGAGTCAGAATCTGGACGCGCCCGTGTATGCGTCGATGTCGTCACATAGCGGCGTCTTGTATGTCCCGACGACGCGCGCCAGTCTCTACTCACTGGACGCACGCACGGGACGAATCGTCTGGAGCTATCGAGGAGCGGACAAACGGGTGAAGTTCGCGACGCCGGCGGCGTCAGAATCGGGAATAGTGTTCGGCGGCTCCGACGGCGTTCTGCAGTCCCTTTCCGTCCGCGACGGCACGGTTCAATGGACCTGGCAGGCCAGCGGTGCGATCACGGCTGCTCCCGCGATATCGGGAGAACGCGTATTCGTAGGAACGATGGCCGGAACGGCACATGGATTCGATCTTGCATCGGGCACTGAGGTATGGAGCGCGAAGGTGAAGGGTCGGATCAAGTCGGCGCCCGCCGTCGGGCCGGGTGGCGTTTACTTCCTGAGTGAGCCGCGCCACGTGTATCGATTCTCTCCGTCGCAGCTTGA
Coding sequences:
- a CDS encoding PQQ-like beta-propeller repeat protein; amino-acid sequence: MVTTDIVQGRSHVVSVVAILVSIVGCNTLQLEHTGRSSDDDWLTEGRESERSHASPTTIATPLELAWDYDASAAFGPGSPLLKGAYVLVATRKGEVHAIQAEKGKKAGVKGFGESINGSPAITGSVLFVPVAWGRKTGIVAHSLSTGRRLWRYESTPVERGILATDNSIVFSDATSTVYALSALGEVTWTRKLDDRASLKGTPVLVGRDIVAVADDKGMVFGIDLASGTIVWSQNLDAPVYASMSSHSGVLYVPTTRASLYSLDARTGRIVWSYRGADKRVKFATPAASESGIVFGGSDGVLQSLSVRDGTVQWTWQASGAITAAPAISGERVFVGTMAGTAHGFDLASGTEVWSAKVKGRIKSAPAVGPGGVYFLSEPRHVYRFSPSQLEVARNE